Proteins from a single region of Gossypium arboreum isolate Shixiya-1 chromosome 1, ASM2569848v2, whole genome shotgun sequence:
- the LOC108472015 gene encoding uncharacterized protein LOC108472015, giving the protein MGTRGRRGIRPESFAYDAIPNLDTSETLVSPVTETDAESYDSVARDDALSQAMLRILERVAGANTGSGGRGSVTERLCLNGAEIFRGIAGVASSVAEYWVEATERIMDDLDFTEEQKLKGAVSLHRNERKYVGANYTDARQREFLNLTQGDCSIPEYEAEFLRLDCYTRGMVTTDLRVLIAPQRKQDFSALVEEVKHSERQNREKGKSKSDSKSSSAGMRSKKKARTNGPKIVGPTVAPTGVPICQLCNGRHPGECWRATEACLRCGSTEH; this is encoded by the exons ATGGGTACTAGAGGCCGCAGAGGGATTCGACCTGAGTCCTTCGCATATGATGCGATCCCTAATCTGGACACTAGCGAGACTTTGGTGTCACCTGTTACTGAGACTGATGCTGAGTCTTATGATAGTGTAGctagggacgacgcactgtcccaggCTATGCTACGAAttctggagagggtcgctggggcCAATACTGGATCTGGAGGCCGTGGGTCGGTTACAGAACGACTCTGCTTAAATGGGGCTGAGATATTCAGGGGCATCGCTGGAGTTGCTTCGAGTGTGGCTGAGTATTGGGTGGAGGCCACAGAGCGCATAATGGATGATTTGGACTTTACTGAGGAGCAGAAGCTCAAGGGGGCTGTGTCTTTGCATCGTAATGAG AGGAAGTATGTAGGAGCCAACTATACAGATGCTAGGCAACGTGAGTTCTTGAATCTCACTCAGGGGGACTGTTCAATCcccgagtatgaggctgaatttctgagACTAGATTGCTATACGAGGGGTATGGTGACGACTGA CCTGCGAGTTCTAATAGCTCCTCAAAGGAAGCAGGATTTCTCAGCCTTGGTAGAGGAGGTGAAGCACTCTGAGCGCCAAAACCGTGAAAAAGGGAAGTCTAAGAGTGATTCTAAGTCTTCTAGTGCTGGGATGAggtctaagaaaaaggccaggacTAATGGGCCCAAAATAGTTGGGCCTACTGTTGCACCTACTGGGGTGCCGATCTGTCAGCTTTGTAATGGACGCCATCCGGGCGAGTGTTGGAGAGCTACTGAggcttgtttgaggtgtgggTCGACTGAGCATTGA
- the LOC128279826 gene encoding uncharacterized protein LOC128279826, with protein sequence MNRLTKSTHFIPVRTDFSMQKLAKLYIFEIVRLHGVPVSIISNRDPRFMSRFWQKLHEALGSHLDISTGFHPQTDGPELVSETEDKVLRFDHKGKLSPRFIGPYRVLKRVGLVAYQLELPPELDRIHDVFHVSMLKNYRSVPMHIVHVEEIEVRPGLTYEEELVQILDSNVKVLCRKSIPLVKLFHYSPVGRHGVDQGAEEQQLTL encoded by the exons AtgaatcgattgaccaagtctacaCATTTCATTCCGGTTAGGACGGACTTCTCCATGCAAAAGCTAGCTAAGCTCTACATTTTCGAGATAGTGAGGTTGCATGGGGTTCCTGTTTCGATCATCTCTAATAGGGATCCTCGTTTTATGTCTCGATTTTGGCAGAAAttgcatgaggctttgggttctcATCTTGACATCAGTACTggttttcatcctcagacagatg GTCCGGAGTTGGTTTcagagactgaggataag gttctgaggtttgATCacaagggcaagttaagccctaggttcattggaccataccGGGTTCTAAAGCGAGTAGGGCTGGTTGCGTATCAGTTGGAGCTTCCTCCAGAGTTGGATCGTatacatgatgtattccatgtctcAATGTTGAAAAATTACCGCTCTGTTCCCATGCACATTGTGCAtgtggaggagattgaggttagaccaggtCTAACGTATGAGGAGGAGCTAGTTCAGATTTTGGATAGCAACGTCAAGGTTTTGTGTAGGAAATCTATACCTTTGGTGAAG TTGTTTCACTATTCACCTGTTGGAAGACACGGAGTTGATCAAGGGGCTGAAGAACAGCAATTAACGCTTTAA